DNA sequence from the Lachancea thermotolerans CBS 6340 chromosome H complete sequence genome:
CTTCTCGACAGTTGTAAGTTTGGAATTATTCTAGACTTTCTAAGGCCATCCTGCAACCATGGCGCTGGGCGCTGAACAACCCCAAACCTCGTCACGCGTTTTCCCGAACGCTGCCATATTCTATCCTGCATGTCATTATTCCTATTTCTTGACTCTACCAAACCTTAAATGCTAAATATGTAGAAACTCATTTTGTTTCGTCTCTGCggagctttcttctccatgCTTCATGTTTTCGACGTCACTCGACCTGTATTGAGTAGCAGGTGTGGAGTTTGCGTCGTCGCGACAAGGCCTTTCGTGAATCGAAAACTCGTCGTTGGTCATCGAATGCTCGTCTTCCCCATCTTGCTCCCGGTAAGGAAACATCGATGTGGGAGAGGACGGCATTGTTTTACGCTTTCTGCGCCTTTCTTGCATGTACTCGTCCATATAGTCTTCGTCGTCTGCTGGCGATGATGGAACTGGAGCAGGCCTCTTTTGGCCAGCTGCCAGCTCGTTGTTGTTAGACTTGGGTGATGTCGAGTACCCTAAGACGACCGGTGTAGTGCTATCAGCGTCACGGACATCATCCTGGTGGCCGCTATGCGAGTTCTTCGTAAGAATTGGTAGACGCCTGAGCTGCTCCTTACATGAGGGAACTGGCTCAGAGCCTTTAGATTCCTTCTTGTGTTCCAACTCGTAAAGTGGCATTGAAAGTGTGTCCATGGGCGAAGTCCTGTCAATATCGCTGGTAAGCGCTTTGCTGGGGTCTtgctcatcatcttcaatgGGCAGAGTATTGCACGTAAGAGGGTCTTTGGTAGGCGTAACTGTCTTTTGATTCCCAATTGGTGAGCCAAAAAGATCGTTGAACCACTCAAGCGTGTCGTCGCTTCTTGGAACACTACCTGTCTTTTCTGAATCACTTGGCGTCTTAAAAGATGGGATATCCATGCCTATCAGGTCCTCGAATCGAGACGAGAGAGGAACTGGGCGAGGGGgaatgttttctttgttctcagAGTCATCACCCTTTTCTTGgtcaagctcaaagaagtcTGTAggcttgagcttttgccTATCGAGAAGCTGTTGGACCAGCACGTCgtcattgagaagcttaaATTCTTCTAGCGCGTCATTTTTGTTTatcattgaagaagtttgtgCCTCCCGCGGCAGAGGTGTGCTGGCTTGGACGACGCTATCCCTTCTAACCTTTTTAACTGAGGATTTTGGCTTCGCAACTGGTTTTTTTATGCTAGGCTTCGCCATCTTCccctttttcttcgtgATGAAGTCGAAACGCTTACTTACTGAGTCATCCACTTTGGTTTTCTGGATTGTGTTATCTTGCTGAAGACTGTTGATTTGGTAGACTACaggctttttctcttccCTAGCCTTCACGCTAGAAGCAGTATCTTTTGCGGCTCTGTCTGCAAGGTAGATCTTGTGTGCAATGGAGTTCGCAGGCAGCGCAAACTGGTTGTTTTTGCTTTGGTTCCAGATGGGCAACGACTGAGTTCTGGCGGCTTTTGGCGCTGGCATAGGATTTGTCTGCCTTTTGGTGACGGCCTCAGGCTTTGCCATCTCGCCCGCCGCTTTCGAGGTCCCTCTGCTGCCGAGCATGCTTGTAGTGGTGGTAGGCGCTTTCTTGGCCAGGGTATGTACGTTATTCCCGGAGACGCTCGACCTGCGAGACGAGTTGGCGGTGGCCACCTTAGAGAACCGAATTTTGATTTCGAGTGTCTGCTGTGTAGGAGGTGTGTTGGCAATGTTCTGGAACCGCAGGATTGCAGAGAAGCTCGAGCACACGCGGCCCATAACTAGCGGCCAGTCGTCCACGTCGTTTTTGgactgctgctgcgccGCGCCGCGGAGCTTGGACAGAAGCCCGAAGCTTACCAGCGGCTCGTCCAGCTCGCAGATGTCGCGGCAGTACACGTTGTAGTCCACGCTGTTGTCCATACCGtagctgaagagctccgGCGACGACGCGCAAACCTGCTCCAGCACGTCGTTCAGGAGTACGATGCCCACCCGGAGCTGTGTACCGTCGTTGCTCGGGCTCGGAATGCTCTCTATGCGTGCTTCTACAGGTGCTTTGCTTCTCGTCAGGTATGAATTGGTCTCCTTATCCACGGTGTAGAGCACCTTCAGCGACATTCTGGTGGTCATCCTGCAGTGTAGGAGGTGATGAGCTACCGATGCTTGtctgctcttcaaaaccCCCGCTGCTCTGGGTAAAAATATTACTGGTAGGGATGAGTACGCGGCAACTTGTGCTCTGGCAGCGCCggcttttcaatgtcttATTGAACTGCGTCCCTGCCCTTTCTGAACAGAACGCGCGACGCGTTAACTTTTTAATTTTCGGTTACGCGTCGCAATGCATTCAAGAGAACCTGCATTTTACGCGTTTTAATAGCGCGTCCAAGCCCGTTTTAGACCGCTCACGCGTCAATTCCCGTGCCACAAGGCCACGGCTAATTCAAAACGCACCAGCAATACGTAAAACAGGAGCAACTGTGTGCGATAAACTGATTGCTCGTAGCAGCGTCTGCCGAAATTCGTTAGGGCAATTCCCGGGGAGGTGGCATCGCGACCTAGCTACTTAGCGGATCCGAATTCCTCACACCGCCGGAGTCGCATGCGCTGATCAACAGGGAAAAGCCCATGCGGCCTCTAAGCTTTGCAAAGGGTTGAGCAGCGAGAGAACTGTTGATATCGCGGATTACGAATCCTCTCGGGCCATTAACCGCCCacagcttcaagaagatACAATAACTGCGGCTTTGTTCGGTGTATCAAAGTGCC
Encoded proteins:
- the SPT21 gene encoding Spt21p (weakly similar to uniprot|P35209 Saccharomyces cerevisiae YMR179W SPT21 Protein required for normal transcription at several loci including HTA2-HTB2 and HHF2-HHT2 but not required at the other histone loci functionally related to Spt10p), with translation MTTRMSLKVLYTVDKETNSYLTRSKAPVEARIESIPSPSNDGTQLRVGIVLLNDVLEQVCASSPELFSYGMDNSVDYNVYCRDICELDEPLVSFGLLSKLRGAAQQQSKNDVDDWPLVMGRVCSSFSAILRFQNIANTPPTQQTLEIKIRFSKVATANSSRRSSVSGNNVHTLAKKAPTTTTSMLGSRGTSKAAGEMAKPEAVTKRQTNPMPAPKAARTQSLPIWNQSKNNQFALPANSIAHKIYLADRAAKDTASSVKAREEKKPVVYQINSLQQDNTIQKTKVDDSVSKRFDFITKKKGKMAKPSIKKPVAKPKSSVKKVRRDSVVQASTPLPREAQTSSMINKNDALEEFKLLNDDVLVQQLLDRQKLKPTDFFELDQEKGDDSENKENIPPRPVPLSSRFEDLIGMDIPSFKTPSDSEKTGSVPRSDDTLEWFNDLFGSPIGNQKTVTPTKDPLTCNTLPIEDDEQDPSKALTSDIDRTSPMDTLSMPLYELEHKKESKGSEPVPSCKEQLRRLPILTKNSHSGHQDDVRDADSTTPVVLGYSTSPKSNNNELAAGQKRPAPVPSSPADDEDYMDEYMQERRRKRKTMPSSPTSMFPYREQDGEDEHSMTNDEFSIHERPCRDDANSTPATQYRSSDVENMKHGEESSAETKQNEFLHI